One part of the Lycium ferocissimum isolate CSIRO_LF1 chromosome 8, AGI_CSIRO_Lferr_CH_V1, whole genome shotgun sequence genome encodes these proteins:
- the LOC132067222 gene encoding uncharacterized protein LOC132067222 produces the protein MKDMNVSSKPSMTISKCIFFGILITIPILLFLSHKNSSSAIVTTTTTSSNSDTDLKIRPGYATYDSYIQRQLNKTLNPKLRKIWTTRDWDRKIQVFSKFFNELKNRKLLLESSKVLCIGARMGQEVEALKRVGVSDSVGMDLVPYPPLVVKGDFHNQPFDDAKFDLEFSNVFDHALFPEKFVSEIERTLKPGGVCVLHVALSRRADKYSANDLYSVEPLKKLFKRSELIHTRTVDGFGLDTEVVFRKKR, from the coding sequence AtgaaagatatgaatgtatcaTCAAAACCATCAATGACCATATCCAAATGCATCTTTTTCGGTATTCTCATAACAATACCAATCCTTCTTTTCCTCTCTCATAAAAACTCATCCTCTGCCATCGTAACCACCACCACAACATCATCAAACTCCGATACGGATCTCAAGATCCGACCCGGATATGCCACATACGATTCCTACATCCAGAGACAACTAAACAAGACCCTCAACCCCAAACTCCGAAAAATATGGACAACCCGTGATTGGGATAGGAAGATTCAAGTTTTCTCGAAATTCTTTAACGAACTTAAAAATAGAAAACTTCTGTTAGAATCATCAAAGGTGCTTTGTATAGGTGCCAGGATGGGTCAAGAAGTGGAAGCATTAAAACGGGTCGGGGTATCGGATTCGGTTGGTATGGACCTTGTACCATACCCGCCTTTGGTGGTGAAAGGTGATTTTCATAATCAGCCGTTTGATGATGCCAAGTTTGACTTGGAATTTTCCAACGTGTTTGATCACGCGCTTTTTCCCGAGAAGTTTGTGTCAGAGATCGAACGGACGTTGAAGCCTGGTGGGGTTTGCGTTTTACACGTGGCGTTATCTAGACGGGCGGATAAGTATTCTGCGAATGATTTGTATAGTGTTGAACCGTTGAAGAAATTGTTTAAACGGTCCGAGTTGATTCATACGAGAACCGTTGATGGGTTCGGTTTGGATACTGAAGTTGTTTTCAGGAAAAAGAGATGA
- the LOC132066015 gene encoding uncharacterized protein LOC132066015: MCSLSIQKDIVDSCAKETIKAIIEDLDGDYFGILVYESKDISHREQMTLILRYVNKEGEVVERFVGIVHGSDTSARLLKVAIYSFLSDHSLSPSQIRGQDYDGASNMQGELNGEVHSGRGLNQERGLQRPGDTHWDSHYRSLDNLIVLFPSIIHVLEFTGHECPNYTDRLVAKSLDGSIAIAMGLLALTKQRLQNMKDSEFRLLTDDVSSFCDKYDTMILKMETFLEKLKNHFDAVSTDLFLGMASLNPVNSFGNFDKNRIMRLAECNTNEFDSNKVRDLSCQLDSFIVYARGSDRRFFNLKGISDLAKLLVKSDLHQTWPLVYLLIKLTFILPVATPSVE; encoded by the exons ATGTGTTCTCTAAGTATTCAAAAGGATATTGTTGATTCTTGTGCTAAAGAAACAATCAAAGCCATCATTGAAGACCTGGATGGGGATTATTTCGGGATACTAGTGTATGAATCAAAGGATATATCACACAGGGAGCAAATGACACTAATTCTGAGATATGTTAACAAAGAAGGCGAAGTAGTAGAGCgatttgttggtattgttcaTGGTAGTGATACATCTGCTCGTTTATTAAAGGTGGCAATCTACTCTTTTCTTTCAGATCACTCATTAAGTCCATCACAAATACGTGGGCAAGATTACGATGGAGCTAGCAACATGCAAGGAGAGCTAAATG GTGAAGTGCATAGTGGGCGAGGGTTAAATCAAGAACGTGGACTTCAACGTCCAGGTGACACTCATTGGGATTCTCATTATAGATCATTAGATAATCTCATTGTCCTATTTCCATCAATTATTCACGTGCTTGAATTTACTGGACATGAATGTCCTAATTATACTGACAGACTTGTTGCTAAAAGTCTT GATGGATCAATTGCCATTGCGATGGGACTTCTCGCTCTTACAAAGCAAAGATTACAAAATATGAAGGATAGTGAATTCAGATTATTAACGGATGATGTCTCTTCTTTTTGTGATAAATATGATACAATGATTCTGAAGATGGAGACTTTCCTGGAAA AGCTTAAGAATCATTTCGATGCTGTGAGTACTGACTTATTTCTCGGTATGGCTAGTTTGAATCCAGTTAATTCATTCGGTAATTTTGATAAGAACAGGATAATGAGGTTGGCTGAATGTAATACCAATGAGTTTGATAGTAACAAGGTTCGGGATCTCAGTTGTCAGCTTGATAGTTTTATAGTTTATGCTCGTGGTTCTGATAGGAGGTTCTTTAACTTGAAGGGAATTAGTGACCTTGCTAAATTGTTGGTTAAATCAGATTTGCATCAGACTTGGCCACTTGTTTATTTACTTATCAAGTTGACTTTCATTCTTCCTGTTGCTACTCCATCTGTGGAATGA